One part of the Paroedura picta isolate Pp20150507F chromosome 5, Ppicta_v3.0, whole genome shotgun sequence genome encodes these proteins:
- the LOC143838262 gene encoding cytochrome P450 2D14-like, producing the protein METPVAVIPASILWLWAQAASFWNNITELFILLLLLALLLDYVLCRKRSSRYPPGPTRFPFFGNLLLIDLKNPHISFRRLAEKYGAVCSFQIGWHNIVVLSGFKVIKEALGQKAEEFANRPHIPLFSLVSFAKHCEGILMAKYGSGWKEQRKFCISTLKNFGMGKKTLEERVAEEAEFLCSEFKSKEGSSFNPQELVNKAVGNIICILTFGERFDYNDETFLKIMHLTEEIMKSFARNLPQLFIAASWLAFIPGPHLKIRKLYSDITTIVRDFVNEHKKTRDPSFQRDFIDAFLEEMEKVKGNPKTSFNEQNLVKIIYDLVAAGTETSASTILWGLQKMVLHPDVQKRVHEEIEEVLGRDKTPTMKDQPQMPYTNAVIHEIQRCADIAPLAFPYITRQDVEVGNFVIPKRTVVFNQLSSVLKDETMWEKPHQFYPEHFLDDNGQFVKREAFLPFSAGRHACPGEPMARMELFIFFTSLMQHFTFCIPENHPRPNEERLFAITVSPSPFHICAIPR; encoded by the exons ATGGAGACTCCAGTAGCTGTGATCCCAGCTTCCATCCTTTGGCTGTGGGCCCAGGCTGCATCCTTCTGGAACAACATCACAGAATTATTCAtccttctcctgctgctggccctgctgCTCGATTATGTACTGTGCAGAAAAAGAAGTAGTCGATATCCACCGGGACCCACCCGTTTCCCTTTCTTTGGGAACTTGCTGTTAATCGATCTCAAaaatccacacatttcttttcGACGT tTGGCAGAAAAGTATGGAGCAGTCTGTTCATTCCAAATTGGGTGGCACAATATTGTCGTGCTGAGCGGATTCAAGGTGATAAAAGAGGCTTTGGGACAGAAAGCTGAGGAGTTTGCTAACCGTCCACATATTCCATTGTTCAGCCTAGTAAGCTTTGCAAAACATTGTGAAG GAATACTCATGGCAAAGTATGGCAGTGGCTGGAAGGAACAGAGGAAATTCTGTATCTCCACTCTGAAAAACTTTGGGATGGGGAAGAAAACACTCGAAGAGAGGGTAGCTGAGGAAGCTGAGTTTCTGTGCTCTGAATTCAAATCAAAAGAAG GCTCTTCCTTCAACCCACAAGAACTTGTGAACAAAGCAGTTGGAAATATTATCTGCATCCTAACATTTGGTGAACGCTTTGACTACAATGATGAGACCTTCCTGAAGATAATGCATTTGACAGAGGAGATAATGAAGTCATTTGCCAGAAATTTGCCCCAG CTTTTCATTGCAGCATCCTGGCTTGCCTTTATTCCTGGGCCTCACCTTAAAATCAGAAAGCTATATAGTGATATTACTACCATAGTAAGAGACTTTGTGAATGAACATAAGAAAACCAGGGATCCTTCTTTTCAAAGAGATTTCATCGATGCATTTCTGGAGGAGATGGAAAAG GTCAAGGGGAATCCAAAGACCAGTTTTAATGAGCAGAACCTCGTTAAAATTATTTATGATTTGGTTGCGGCTGGCACTGAAACCTCTGCTTCCACCATACTCTGGGGACTGCAGAAAATGGTCCTCCATCCAGATGTTCAAA AAAGAGTTCATGAAGAAATTGAGGAGGTACTTGGAAGGGACAAAACACCcacaatgaaggatcagccccAAATGCCTTATACTAATGCTGTAATCCACGAAATTCAACGTTGTGCTGACATTGCACCTCTTGCATTCCCTTATATAACACGGCAAGATGTTGAAGTTGGAAACTTTGTCATCCCTAAG AGGACTGTAGTCTTCAATCAATTATCTTCTGTGCTGAAGGATGAAACCATGTGGGAAAAGCCACACCAGTTCTACCCTGAGCACTTCCTAGATGACAATGGGCAGTTTGTCAAGCGAGAGGCTTTTCTGCCGTTCTCTGCAG gtcGCCATGCCTGCCCTGGAGAACCAATGGCTAGAATggagctcttcatcttcttcaccagCCTCATGCAGCATTTCACTTTCTGTATCCCTGAGAACCATCCCAGGCCCAATGAAGAGAGGCTCTTTGCCATCACAGTTAGTCCGTCCCCTTTTCACATTTGTGCCATCCCCAGATAA